The following coding sequences lie in one Deltaproteobacteria bacterium genomic window:
- the pstC gene encoding phosphate ABC transporter permease subunit PstC yields MPRTPLGRSRLGKLGERGIELAIRVGGISAVVLVLGILVFLVHEAWPFLTTRFDATELLGSTRWMPNSVVAPSYGALALVLGTLAVTLTAMAIAVPLGLLGAVYLAELAPPRVRELGKIAVELLAAVPSVVWGFLALTVTSRITSLVFGVPVGLNSFNGAIVLAFMALPVIVSLGEDALRAVPDSYREAAESLGATRWESTIRVVLPAARGGLSAAVLLGVGRVIGETMAVLMATGHAVRVPTSPFDPVRTLTATIAAELGEAPQGGEHYGALFTLGLLLFAITFVVNLLAGVLVRRGGHRRG; encoded by the coding sequence GTGCCGCGCACGCCGCTCGGGCGATCGCGCCTGGGCAAGCTCGGCGAACGCGGGATCGAGCTCGCGATCCGTGTCGGTGGGATCTCGGCCGTGGTCCTCGTGCTCGGCATCCTCGTGTTCCTCGTCCACGAGGCGTGGCCGTTCCTGACCACCCGCTTCGACGCGACCGAGCTGCTGGGCTCGACGCGGTGGATGCCGAACTCGGTGGTCGCGCCGAGCTACGGCGCACTCGCGCTCGTGCTCGGCACGCTCGCCGTGACGCTGACCGCGATGGCCATCGCGGTGCCGCTCGGTCTGCTCGGCGCCGTCTACCTCGCAGAGCTCGCACCACCGCGGGTGCGAGAGCTCGGCAAGATCGCCGTCGAGCTGTTGGCCGCGGTCCCGTCGGTCGTGTGGGGGTTCCTCGCGCTCACCGTCACCAGTCGCATTACCAGCCTGGTGTTCGGCGTACCGGTCGGGCTCAACTCCTTCAACGGGGCGATCGTGCTCGCGTTCATGGCGTTGCCGGTGATCGTCTCGCTCGGCGAAGACGCGCTGCGAGCGGTGCCCGACAGCTATCGCGAGGCAGCCGAGTCGCTGGGCGCGACCCGGTGGGAGTCCACGATCCGCGTGGTGCTGCCGGCGGCGCGGGGAGGGCTGTCCGCTGCGGTGCTGCTGGGCGTGGGGCGGGTGATCGGCGAGACCATGGCGGTGCTCATGGCCACCGGCCATGCCGTGCGCGTACCGACGAGCCCGTTCGACCCGGTGCGAACCCTGACCGCGACCATCGCCGCGGAGCTCGGCGAGGCGCCGCAGGGCGGCGAGCACTACGGCGCACTGTTCACCCTCGGACTCTTGCTGTTCGCGATCACCTTCGTCGTCAACCTGCTCGCCGGCGTGCTCGTGCGCCGCGGAGGGCACCGCCGTGGCTGA
- the pstA gene encoding phosphate ABC transporter permease PstA translates to MAERAPRGRTHVRERRGRVAAALASLLVLGFALPLVAILAWLAWQGAPALSLEFLFTSPRHGMTEGGIAPALLGTLLLVGVSLVAAMPLGVLAAVWLTEYARPGRFVDMVQLAIVNLAGVPSIVHALFGVGAFVLFFGFGTSILAAGSTLAVMNLPVIIAATRESLLAVPKVYRETAWALGASRWQTVRHVVLPNALPGILTGMVFAVARAAGETAPILFTGVAFYLPRLPDGPFDQCMALSMHLFTISTQVVGVPESYPAATALVLIAVVLTANVIAIVMRLRLRSTRRW, encoded by the coding sequence GTGGCTGAGCGCGCGCCGCGGGGCCGCACGCACGTCCGCGAGCGCCGCGGGCGGGTCGCGGCAGCGCTCGCGAGTCTGCTCGTCCTCGGTTTCGCGCTGCCGCTGGTGGCGATCCTCGCGTGGCTGGCCTGGCAGGGTGCCCCCGCGCTCTCGCTCGAGTTCCTGTTCACCTCACCGCGTCACGGCATGACCGAGGGTGGTATCGCGCCGGCGCTGCTCGGCACCTTGCTGCTGGTCGGCGTGAGCCTGGTGGCTGCGATGCCGCTCGGGGTACTGGCAGCCGTCTGGCTCACCGAGTACGCCAGGCCGGGCCGCTTCGTCGACATGGTCCAGCTGGCGATCGTCAACCTCGCAGGCGTACCGAGCATCGTCCACGCGCTGTTCGGCGTCGGTGCCTTCGTGCTGTTCTTCGGGTTCGGCACCAGCATCCTCGCCGCCGGATCGACGCTCGCGGTGATGAATCTACCGGTGATCATCGCAGCGACCCGCGAGTCACTGCTCGCGGTGCCGAAGGTCTATCGCGAGACCGCTTGGGCGCTGGGTGCGAGCCGCTGGCAGACCGTGCGCCACGTGGTGTTGCCGAACGCGCTCCCGGGCATCCTCACCGGCATGGTGTTCGCGGTCGCTCGTGCCGCCGGCGAGACCGCGCCCATCCTGTTCACCGGCGTGGCGTTCTACCTGCCGCGACTGCCCGATGGACCGTTCGACCAGTGCATGGCGCTGTCGATGCACTTGTTCACGATCTCCACCCAAGTGGTCGGCGTGCCGGAGTCGTATCCCGCGGCGACCGCCCTCGTCCTCATCGCCGTGGTGCTGACCGCCAATGTGATCGCAATCGTCATGCGACTGCGCCTCCGGAGTACCCGGCGATGGTAG
- a CDS encoding substrate-binding domain-containing protein encodes MRTVLTSLAVVVLGCSAGPRREVVQSKGSDTMVNLAQAWAEAFEEAQVEVSVAVSGGGSGTGIAALIEGTTDIANTSRPLTADEIADAAARRRGPTWSRSTP; translated from the coding sequence GTGCGAACGGTCCTCACCAGCCTCGCGGTCGTCGTGCTCGGATGCAGCGCCGGCCCGCGACGCGAGGTCGTGCAGAGCAAGGGCTCCGACACGATGGTGAACCTCGCGCAAGCCTGGGCCGAGGCCTTCGAGGAGGCCCAGGTGGAGGTCTCGGTCGCGGTCTCGGGCGGGGGCTCCGGCACCGGCATCGCAGCGTTGATCGAGGGCACGACCGACATCGCCAACACCAGCCGCCCGCTAACCGCCGACGAGATCGCCGACGCCGCGGCGCGACGCCGCGGGCCCACGTGGTCGCGCTCGACGCCCTGA
- a CDS encoding substrate-binding domain-containing protein, translating into MVALDALSVFVHPDNPLVGLDFDELACIYGDAGDCESWSDVRDTVVPGCPDNRIVRVSRQSNSGTAQYFREHVLGAHHDLRLGSLDLNGSSEVVRLVRHTPCAIAYVGLGYLGDGVKPLCIAAHAGGPCVPPSPDSAAAHSYPITRELFMVTVGTPSTGAQAFLEWIDVDAGMAVLAETGYVPPRPGGGW; encoded by the coding sequence GTGGTCGCGCTCGACGCCCTGAGCGTGTTCGTCCACCCCGACAACCCGCTGGTCGGCCTCGACTTCGACGAGCTCGCGTGCATCTACGGCGACGCCGGTGACTGCGAGTCTTGGAGCGACGTGCGCGACACGGTGGTACCGGGCTGCCCCGACAATCGCATCGTGCGCGTGAGTCGGCAGTCGAACTCCGGCACCGCGCAGTACTTCCGCGAGCACGTCTTGGGAGCGCACCACGATCTGCGGCTCGGCTCCCTCGATCTCAACGGCTCGAGCGAAGTGGTTCGCCTGGTTCGCCACACGCCCTGCGCGATCGCCTATGTCGGGCTGGGCTACCTCGGCGACGGCGTGAAGCCGCTGTGCATCGCCGCACACGCCGGTGGCCCGTGCGTGCCACCGAGTCCCGACAGCGCGGCTGCGCACAGCTATCCCATCACCCGCGAGCTGTTCATGGTCACGGTCGGGACCCCGAGCACGGGTGCGCAGGCGTTCCTCGAGTGGATCGATGTCGACGCGGGCATGGCGGTGCTCGCCGAGACCGGCTACGTGCCACCGCGACCCGGAGGCGGGTGGTGA